One Gammaproteobacteria bacterium genomic window carries:
- a CDS encoding glucose-6-phosphate isomerase (catalyzes the formation of D-fructose 6-phosphate from D-glucose 6-phosphate), with protein sequence MIEISRLSMDNANLTRDSIGEGGITVEEIQALSPRLDNLRVRIKDWMSSRKPTFLNLPQTMDLEELKRKGQRIAGSFSRTVVFGIGGSSLGGEMLVRILGDKSPRNYVSFYDNVDPSTLVELETVDWSDTLLLVISKSGNTAETLSQFLTVLPTMEHQLGDEAIANHVLVITENRDGALYDLAKRLKIEIIEHPPVGGRFCVLSVVGLLPAYIGGVDIDGVMEGARAMAARCASEDILKNPAFFNGAAQYLHAERGRTISVVMPYADNLRFVVNWFRQLWAESLGKIDANGRHRGLTPTEAHGVTDQHSQLQLLLEGPDDKLVTFLSNPGFRFMGRRIPMRFQDIPAIKPLAGHTIGELFVSELKATRTTLSRRGRPNRTFALLEQDAYALGELIILLEMETVVVAELMGIDAFDQPAVEESKMLTREYLNQLREINELI encoded by the coding sequence GTGATCGAAATCAGTCGCCTGTCGATGGACAATGCCAATCTAACACGGGATAGCATAGGCGAAGGGGGAATAACGGTTGAGGAGATCCAGGCCTTGTCGCCGCGCCTGGATAATTTGCGCGTGCGTATCAAAGATTGGATGAGTTCGCGCAAACCGACGTTTCTGAATCTTCCACAAACCATGGACTTGGAAGAGCTAAAGCGCAAAGGCCAGCGTATTGCGGGAAGCTTTAGTCGTACGGTGGTGTTTGGCATTGGTGGTTCATCGCTCGGCGGTGAAATGCTGGTACGAATACTTGGTGATAAGTCACCACGCAATTATGTGTCGTTTTATGACAATGTAGACCCTTCCACTCTTGTTGAACTGGAAACCGTTGACTGGTCCGACACCTTGTTATTGGTGATTTCCAAATCCGGCAACACAGCGGAAACGCTCAGCCAGTTTTTAACCGTGTTACCCACGATGGAACATCAGCTCGGTGATGAAGCGATTGCCAATCACGTACTGGTGATTACAGAGAATCGTGATGGTGCTTTGTACGATCTGGCAAAGCGCCTGAAAATAGAAATCATTGAACACCCGCCTGTTGGTGGAAGGTTTTGTGTATTGTCGGTAGTGGGTTTGCTGCCCGCTTACATCGGTGGCGTTGATATCGATGGTGTGATGGAGGGCGCGCGTGCTATGGCAGCCCGCTGTGCTAGCGAGGACATACTCAAGAATCCCGCCTTTTTTAATGGCGCTGCTCAATATCTACATGCCGAACGCGGTCGCACCATCAGTGTGGTCATGCCATATGCGGATAATCTGCGTTTTGTTGTGAACTGGTTTCGTCAGCTTTGGGCAGAAAGTCTGGGCAAAATCGACGCGAATGGTCGCCATCGTGGTCTTACCCCGACCGAGGCTCACGGTGTTACCGATCAACATTCACAGTTGCAGTTATTGCTGGAAGGCCCGGACGACAAGCTGGTGACTTTTCTTTCTAATCCCGGATTTCGCTTTATGGGGCGGCGTATTCCCATGCGTTTTCAGGATATACCGGCGATTAAGCCACTTGCGGGTCATACCATCGGCGAATTATTCGTTTCAGAACTAAAGGCGACGCGCACGACCTTGAGTCGTCGCGGTCGCCCTAATCGGACATTTGCCTTGTTAGAGCAAGATGCCTATGCCCTGGGCGAGCTCATCATATTGCTGGAAATGGAGACAGTTGTGGTGGCCGAGCTTATGGGTATCGATGCGTTTGATCAGCCCGCGGTTGAAGAGAGCAAGATGCTGACCCGTGAATACCTCAACCAGCTACGTGAAATTAACGAGTTGATCTAG
- the glgB gene encoding 1,4-alpha-glucan branching protein GlgB: MSVKQYQTLLEAREHNPFAFLGPHQQGNETCVSVFLPRAERVFIDDLDQELTRIQGTDVFEWCGDLKQTSHYRLRWLDAEGRETVRYDPFCFPAQIPEFDIHLFGEGRHWHIYRLLGANPWSVDKVVGVLFATWAPNAERVSVIGNFNHWDGRCHPMRSRGGSGLWELFVPDIHAGELYKFEIRSRDSGQVLQKIDPYGKQFELRPKSAGVIARESEFLWHDQDWIATRAHSQWQEKPMSIYEVHLGSWRRDASHHFLNYRQLAHELVDYVTTAGFTHIELLPITEHPLDASWGYQVLGFFAPTSRFGTPDDFRYFVDYCHQHDIGVFLDWVPAHFPMDAHGLGRFDGTALYEHEDPRRGEHRDWGTYIFNYGRNEVKNFLLSSAMYWLEEFHIDGLRVDAVASMLYLDYSREAGDWIPNEYGGRENLDAIAFLRQLNSVTHSEFPGTLVMAEESTAWPQVSRPVYLGGLGFSMKWNMGWMHDTLEYMKMDPIHRKFHHEKLTFGQLYSFTENFVLPFSHDEVVHGKGSLRYRMPGDEWQQFANVRLLFCYLFTYPGKKLLFMGNEYGQGPEWDFDGQLDWYVLQYPLHQGLLRVVQDLNHVYRSTPALFRREFSSDGFCWVDCHDSSQSVLSYRRMDGDQEVIVVLNFTPIPRHDYRIGVPHCCRYRELLNTDAEIYGGSNIGNAGVIDAENVPWMNLPYSIAMNLPPLAGIVLQLSP, encoded by the coding sequence ATGTCAGTAAAACAATACCAGACTTTGCTAGAGGCACGTGAACACAACCCGTTTGCGTTTCTTGGGCCTCATCAGCAGGGGAACGAAACTTGTGTCAGTGTTTTTCTGCCACGAGCCGAGCGAGTCTTTATCGACGATCTCGATCAGGAGCTGACACGCATACAGGGCACCGATGTCTTTGAATGGTGTGGCGACCTAAAGCAAACTTCCCACTACCGATTGCGTTGGCTAGACGCTGAGGGCAGAGAAACTGTCCGTTATGATCCTTTTTGTTTTCCCGCGCAAATTCCGGAATTTGATATACACCTGTTCGGCGAAGGTCGTCACTGGCATATCTATCGGCTGCTCGGCGCCAATCCCTGGAGTGTCGATAAGGTTGTTGGCGTATTGTTTGCCACCTGGGCGCCCAATGCAGAGCGAGTAAGCGTTATTGGTAATTTCAATCACTGGGACGGACGCTGTCATCCTATGCGTAGTCGAGGTGGGAGTGGATTGTGGGAGCTATTCGTTCCCGATATACACGCCGGAGAACTCTACAAATTTGAAATCCGCAGTCGTGATAGTGGCCAGGTTTTACAAAAAATCGATCCCTATGGAAAACAGTTTGAGTTGCGCCCAAAAAGCGCCGGTGTCATTGCCAGAGAAAGTGAGTTTTTGTGGCATGATCAGGACTGGATTGCTACCCGTGCCCATAGTCAGTGGCAGGAAAAACCCATGTCGATCTATGAGGTCCACCTGGGTTCGTGGCGACGAGACGCCAGTCACCATTTCCTGAATTATCGACAATTGGCACACGAGCTTGTTGACTACGTGACTACTGCGGGCTTCACGCATATTGAGTTATTGCCAATTACTGAGCACCCCCTCGATGCCTCATGGGGTTATCAGGTATTGGGTTTTTTTGCGCCGACTAGCCGTTTTGGTACGCCGGACGATTTTCGCTACTTTGTCGATTATTGCCATCAACACGACATCGGTGTATTTCTCGATTGGGTGCCAGCGCACTTTCCTATGGATGCCCATGGTCTCGGTCGCTTTGATGGCACCGCGCTATACGAACATGAGGATCCGCGCCGAGGAGAACACCGCGATTGGGGTACGTATATATTTAATTACGGCCGTAACGAAGTAAAAAATTTCCTGCTCTCCAGTGCTATGTACTGGTTGGAGGAGTTTCACATCGATGGCCTGCGCGTCGACGCGGTTGCCTCTATGCTTTATCTCGATTATTCGCGCGAAGCAGGCGACTGGATTCCTAATGAATATGGCGGTCGCGAAAATCTCGACGCCATTGCATTTCTGCGCCAGCTCAACAGCGTGACCCATAGCGAATTCCCGGGGACGCTGGTGATGGCGGAAGAGTCTACCGCATGGCCACAGGTGTCGCGCCCGGTCTATCTCGGCGGTTTGGGCTTTAGTATGAAATGGAATATGGGGTGGATGCATGACACCCTGGAGTACATGAAGATGGATCCCATCCATAGAAAATTCCATCATGAAAAACTGACTTTTGGTCAGCTCTATAGTTTTACCGAAAATTTTGTGCTGCCTTTTTCACATGATGAAGTCGTTCACGGCAAGGGATCGCTTCGCTATCGCATGCCAGGAGATGAATGGCAGCAGTTTGCCAATGTGCGATTATTGTTTTGTTACCTCTTTACCTATCCCGGCAAAAAGCTTCTGTTTATGGGAAATGAGTATGGACAGGGGCCAGAGTGGGATTTTGATGGACAGTTGGACTGGTATGTACTGCAATATCCTCTGCATCAGGGTTTGCTGCGCGTGGTGCAGGATCTTAACCATGTTTATCGCAGCACACCGGCCTTATTCCGCCGAGAGTTTTCCAGTGATGGATTTTGCTGGGTCGATTGCCACGACAGTTCTCAATCGGTATTGAGTTATCGGCGCATGGATGGTGATCAGGAAGTGATAGTGGTGTTGAATTTCACACCGATACCCCGTCATGATTACCGCATTGGCGTCCCCCATTGCTGCCGTTACCGGGAATTGTTGAATACTGACGCCGAGATTTATGGTGGTAGCAATATCGGAAACGCCGGCGTAATCGACGCGGAAAACGTGCCCTGGATGAATCTTCCCTATTCAATCGCGATGAATTTGCCACCATTGGCTGGTATTGTGCTTCAATTGAGTCCTTGA
- a CDS encoding ABC transporter permease, which translates to MLTASQFPSYILPQVWDVFAEAAEWLGNGELMPHLGMSLLEVAGGFGSAIIVAVCCGFLAGFYRPFREFIVPLNGLFMSIPPVAWAPLMLIIFGIGYTTITIVIFIAAVNPMIITIMEGVLQIQGTEVKAARALGAKKRQLFLYVYLPASLPFVTAALRIGFSQAWRSLVAAEMVGATQGIGWMVSMGGEIGNARQVLLGIALIGGLSYAFERLIFRQIEKRYEVWRLA; encoded by the coding sequence ATGCTGACTGCTTCGCAATTTCCTTCTTACATTCTTCCGCAGGTGTGGGATGTTTTTGCAGAGGCCGCAGAGTGGTTGGGTAATGGTGAGCTGATGCCGCATCTGGGGATGAGTTTGCTTGAGGTTGCCGGAGGTTTCGGTTCAGCAATCATTGTTGCCGTGTGTTGTGGTTTTCTCGCAGGCTTTTATCGCCCCTTTCGCGAGTTTATTGTCCCTCTGAACGGTTTGTTTATGTCGATACCGCCGGTGGCGTGGGCGCCTTTGATGTTAATCATCTTTGGTATTGGTTATACCACTATCACCATCGTAATTTTTATCGCAGCGGTGAATCCCATGATCATTACCATCATGGAGGGCGTGTTACAGATACAGGGTACTGAGGTTAAAGCGGCGCGCGCCCTGGGCGCGAAAAAGCGCCAGCTGTTTCTGTATGTCTATCTTCCTGCAAGTCTGCCGTTTGTAACGGCAGCCTTGCGCATAGGTTTCAGCCAGGCCTGGCGTTCATTAGTCGCCGCCGAAATGGTCGGTGCGACGCAAGGTATAGGCTGGATGGTTTCCATGGGTGGAGAGATAGGGAATGCGCGACAGGTGTTGTTGGGTATTGCACTCATCGGCGGTTTGTCATACGCGTTCGAACGATTGATATTCAGACAGATAGAAAAGCGCTACGAAGTTTGGCGTTTGGCGTAG
- a CDS encoding ABC transporter substrate-binding protein: MLRASIAVLVLLLSATVSAEEKVRIGWVYAMANAPVVIADKQGLFAKEGVEVEITSFTSGPILHQALAAGQLDMAYIGAPPVYHWYSRGLKSQILAKVNYGQAAVIVRKDSGITSLKDLRGKKIAGVKKGSGMDVLLRGYVLGEAAGLEADKDVRVIPMPPGNMGPSVENGVVDAAFIWEPFTSQYELRGTTKVIFDMNEAVPGYPWYVVMAPPEVLKEKRAAITKVLRAHNKAIEFLNSAPDAGNDIIAEAFKMETVEGPDGKKYPGTAVVAQARKRIGWDSSIKKSDSDFIQQLMTYSYKLGYIKGELTPKQLVDASVMSDATTMEAGL; this comes from the coding sequence ATGTTACGAGCATCAATCGCAGTGTTAGTTCTGTTGTTATCGGCGACGGTTTCAGCGGAGGAAAAGGTAAGAATAGGCTGGGTATATGCGATGGCTAATGCCCCAGTCGTTATTGCAGACAAGCAGGGATTGTTTGCAAAAGAAGGTGTGGAAGTTGAAATTACGTCATTCACTAGTGGGCCGATTTTGCATCAGGCGCTGGCAGCTGGCCAGCTTGATATGGCCTACATCGGTGCTCCTCCTGTGTATCACTGGTACTCACGCGGACTGAAAAGTCAGATTCTTGCCAAGGTAAATTATGGTCAGGCTGCGGTAATCGTGCGCAAAGATTCTGGAATCACTTCACTCAAAGATTTGAGAGGAAAGAAGATCGCTGGCGTGAAAAAAGGCAGCGGTATGGATGTGTTGTTGAGGGGTTATGTTTTAGGTGAAGCTGCGGGGCTGGAAGCGGACAAGGACGTCCGTGTTATCCCAATGCCACCGGGTAACATGGGCCCTTCTGTTGAAAACGGTGTAGTCGATGCCGCGTTCATCTGGGAGCCGTTTACCAGTCAATATGAATTGCGTGGCACGACCAAAGTGATCTTCGATATGAACGAGGCCGTGCCGGGTTATCCCTGGTATGTCGTCATGGCGCCACCCGAAGTCTTGAAGGAAAAACGCGCAGCAATTACCAAAGTATTGCGCGCGCACAACAAAGCTATCGAATTCCTCAATTCAGCGCCTGATGCGGGCAATGACATTATTGCCGAAGCATTCAAAATGGAAACCGTTGAAGGCCCAGACGGCAAGAAATACCCCGGTACAGCAGTCGTTGCTCAGGCACGCAAACGTATAGGCTGGGACTCCAGTATCAAGAAATCTGATTCGGATTTCATTCAACAGTTGATGACCTACTCATACAAGCTCGGCTACATCAAAGGTGAACTCACACCTAAGCAATTGGTCGATGCCAGTGTTATGAGTGACGCGACAACGATGGAAGCAGGGCTGTAG
- a CDS encoding ABC transporter ATP-binding protein, protein MYKGLNIEIPAGEFVAILGPSGCGKTTLLNLLSGFYKPDDGGVLLRGREIAPEDPHFGYVFQTATLFPWLTAIENVEFGLRMYNEMPAKARRDKARTYLDMVGLSGFEDYLPSRLSGGMQQRVSLARTLVLEPHLLLMDEPFAALDAITRETMNDELLRLWDKLGQTVVFITHDIDESIYLSDRIIVLNKPPFGIYRELRNELPRPRSGPETRTSELFWEYKKELIADISAVTLGVETKLPEVARAKTSREREEEAQLSAETV, encoded by the coding sequence ATTTATAAAGGTTTAAATATCGAAATCCCTGCGGGGGAGTTTGTTGCGATACTTGGACCTTCGGGGTGCGGAAAAACTACCTTATTGAATCTGTTGTCCGGGTTTTACAAGCCCGATGATGGCGGTGTCTTATTGCGCGGCAGAGAAATCGCGCCGGAGGATCCGCATTTCGGTTATGTGTTCCAGACCGCTACGTTATTTCCCTGGCTGACAGCGATTGAAAACGTCGAATTTGGTTTGCGCATGTATAACGAAATGCCCGCCAAAGCCCGACGCGATAAGGCGCGAACCTATCTTGATATGGTCGGGCTTTCTGGCTTTGAAGATTACCTGCCTTCCAGATTATCTGGCGGCATGCAGCAAAGGGTGTCTCTGGCGAGGACTCTGGTGCTGGAACCCCACTTACTTTTAATGGATGAACCCTTCGCTGCGCTCGATGCGATTACGCGCGAAACCATGAACGATGAATTGCTACGTCTGTGGGATAAATTGGGCCAGACAGTTGTGTTTATCACTCACGATATTGATGAATCAATCTATTTGTCTGACCGCATCATCGTCTTGAACAAACCACCTTTTGGTATTTATCGCGAATTGCGTAATGAGTTGCCACGACCACGTAGCGGCCCGGAAACGCGAACCAGCGAGTTGTTTTGGGAATACAAAAAAGAGCTTATCGCGGATATCTCGGCAGTTACTCTGGGTGTCGAGACAAAATTGCCTGAAGTTGCACGGGCTAAAACATCACGTGAAAGGGAAGAAGAGGCGCAGCTGTCGGCAGAGACCGTATAG
- a CDS encoding HEAT repeat domain-containing protein yields MTEQSLHARRINEDVMQLCECLDPEYPTLLCDVLTELSRLGEKATPALPEIVPLCFSADDKVRTRAIATLAEIRSRSESPVFVLMQALYDDCVDVRRYAAAGLALMSADDLQFSGLYQRLNYLVRHENDFYVREQLREMLKTIIKKM; encoded by the coding sequence ATGACGGAGCAGTCACTGCATGCACGGCGTATAAATGAAGATGTTATGCAACTTTGTGAATGTCTCGACCCGGAATATCCAACTTTACTGTGTGATGTGTTGACTGAATTATCCCGCCTGGGTGAAAAAGCCACGCCGGCATTACCAGAAATAGTGCCCTTGTGTTTTAGCGCCGATGACAAGGTGAGAACGCGCGCGATAGCAACGCTTGCAGAAATACGTAGTCGTAGCGAATCCCCCGTCTTTGTGTTGATGCAGGCTCTCTATGATGATTGTGTAGACGTTCGTCGCTATGCGGCGGCGGGTCTTGCATTAATGTCTGCCGACGATCTCCAGTTTTCAGGTTTGTATCAACGGCTAAACTATCTCGTACGGCATGAAAACGACTTTTATGTTCGTGAGCAGTTGAGAGAGATGCTAAAAACTATAATTAAAAAAATGTAA
- a CDS encoding DUF4442 domain-containing protein codes for MLAQWLRRNANKLPVGLLKFVGNHWRPFRGAGIRIVKVAPDYRFMEVHMKLRWYNRNYVGTHFGGSMYAMTDPFYMMMLINILGSDYIVWDKGARIDFKKPGRGTVKVQFRFSEEEIRAIKQKVDEDGKYVFEKPANVCDEEGDVVAEVMKVLYIRVKKKKPAKNN; via the coding sequence ATGCTGGCGCAATGGTTGAGACGAAATGCGAACAAATTGCCTGTAGGCTTGTTGAAGTTTGTGGGTAATCACTGGCGTCCCTTTCGAGGTGCGGGTATCCGTATCGTTAAAGTGGCACCTGATTATCGTTTTATGGAAGTGCACATGAAGCTGCGCTGGTATAACCGAAACTATGTGGGTACTCACTTCGGCGGTTCGATGTACGCCATGACGGACCCATTCTATATGATGATGTTGATCAATATTCTCGGTAGCGATTACATTGTGTGGGACAAAGGTGCGCGTATTGATTTCAAAAAGCCGGGACGTGGTACGGTAAAGGTGCAGTTTCGCTTTTCGGAAGAGGAGATACGGGCGATCAAGCAAAAAGTGGATGAAGACGGAAAGTACGTATTCGAAAAGCCCGCCAATGTTTGCGATGAAGAAGGTGATGTTGTCGCCGAAGTGATGAAGGTTTTATATATTAGAGTTAAGAAAAAGAAGCCCGCGAAAAATAATTAG
- a CDS encoding SOS response-associated peptidase — translation MCGRLSQTAAAEKAVKIMQIFGSPPEFLGSRYNVAPSQYVYAIQQPHHGENHWRVFQWGLVPFWSKDKKIGYKLFNARAETLSEKPSFRAAYRYRRCIVPADDFFEWKTVEGQKKKQPFEIRRRDGQPLFLAALWESWEKDDEIIDSCTIITTEANAVLKPLHDRMPVIIPFDQANRWLDPAIQIGKQVEDLLKPAPDDLLEAVAIDAEQLKIVKQSK, via the coding sequence GTGTGCGGAAGACTTTCGCAAACTGCTGCGGCAGAGAAGGCCGTTAAAATAATGCAGATTTTTGGTAGTCCCCCGGAGTTTCTGGGATCTCGTTATAATGTGGCTCCTTCCCAATACGTCTATGCCATACAGCAGCCTCATCATGGCGAAAACCACTGGCGAGTTTTTCAGTGGGGGCTGGTGCCGTTCTGGTCAAAAGACAAAAAAATCGGATACAAACTCTTTAATGCCCGTGCAGAAACGTTGTCGGAAAAGCCTTCTTTTCGTGCCGCTTATCGTTATCGTCGTTGCATTGTTCCCGCCGATGATTTCTTTGAATGGAAAACCGTGGAAGGGCAGAAGAAGAAACAGCCATTCGAAATCCGTCGCCGTGATGGCCAACCGTTGTTTCTTGCGGCACTGTGGGAGAGCTGGGAGAAGGATGATGAAATCATTGATTCCTGCACCATCATAACTACCGAAGCCAATGCTGTGCTCAAGCCATTACATGACCGGATGCCCGTCATCATTCCCTTCGATCAGGCCAATCGTTGGTTGGATCCGGCTATTCAGATCGGAAAACAGGTAGAGGATTTGTTAAAGCCTGCGCCTGATGATTTATTGGAAGCGGTGGCCATCGATGCTGAGCAATTGAAAATTGTGAAACAGAGTAAATAA
- a CDS encoding DNA alkylation repair protein: protein MLRIPDAPKVIQKGFPLKNVLGPEAVRYLANNLAFVYPAFKAKEFQDAALSGLDALEFLERGTHIAKALRSYLPQKYATAIDILLSSLTPPNGETEGLGLAVFFYHTHGCFVSEFGLDAKHNEGEDPFAVSMRAQYELTKRNTSEFSIRPFLIQQQARTLGTLLEWTSDPDPHVRRLCSEGTRPRLPWAPRIPAFIENPGPVLPILEKLKIDSCLYVRRSVANHFGDIVKDHPELVYGIFEKWLENPSREVKWVIRHGLRYPAKKGDRKAIRIRTAAK, encoded by the coding sequence ATGCTACGCATTCCAGACGCACCCAAAGTTATTCAAAAAGGCTTCCCGTTAAAAAACGTATTGGGCCCGGAAGCGGTTCGGTATTTGGCCAATAATCTCGCATTCGTCTATCCAGCTTTCAAGGCAAAAGAATTTCAAGACGCTGCATTGTCGGGTTTGGATGCGCTGGAATTTCTCGAACGTGGAACACATATCGCTAAGGCGCTACGCTCGTACTTGCCGCAAAAATATGCAACGGCGATCGACATTCTTTTGTCTTCTTTAACTCCGCCGAATGGGGAAACCGAAGGCTTGGGTTTGGCGGTTTTCTTCTATCACACGCATGGTTGTTTTGTGTCGGAATTTGGTTTGGATGCCAAACACAACGAGGGTGAAGATCCCTTTGCCGTTTCGATGCGGGCACAGTATGAATTGACGAAGCGCAACACTTCAGAGTTTTCTATTCGCCCATTTCTGATTCAGCAGCAGGCACGCACCTTGGGTACTTTATTGGAGTGGACAAGTGATCCCGATCCTCATGTGCGCCGATTGTGTTCGGAGGGGACGCGTCCGAGATTGCCATGGGCGCCACGTATTCCAGCATTTATTGAAAATCCTGGGCCAGTCTTGCCGATACTGGAAAAACTGAAAATTGATTCATGTCTGTATGTGCGACGCAGTGTTGCCAATCACTTTGGTGATATCGTGAAAGATCACCCTGAACTGGTTTACGGAATTTTCGAAAAATGGCTGGAGAATCCGAGCAGGGAAGTCAAATGGGTAATTAGACATGGGCTGCGATATCCGGCAAAGAAGGGCGACAGGAAAGCGATACGCATCAGGACCGCTGCGAAATAA
- a CDS encoding IS91 family transposase, whose translation MTITLQEVFATSFDDYASTRRLPIKHYKAAESIITCRTPAQGGHVQRCPDGHEQHIQYHSCRHRSCPQCNSFVKEQWLQRQRERLLPMDHYHAIFTLPHEFHGLWRFNQRQMTQLLFKSVSETLLTLCRDRKYMGGVPGMMLTLHSWGRNLSLHPHIHCLISGGGLDHEGRWREVKNSFLLPSRVVRKVYRGKMLALIRQGLDAGELTWPPGDREVPMDHLLSRVTRKHWHVQIQPPYRHGKGVMMYLARYVKGGPLSSRKLLSVDAGSVSFRYQDHRDGQNKQLQLEKGHFLGRLLEHVPEPGQNVVRHYGLYGHRAKAKRQQVREALGLSLEQDAQPISWETFLQKLGDKTKGCCKVCGKSLVMGVRVIKNSFYREQVVRNVQQGAQRGNRNVGMVRTGALQGKPIFFWPGDSG comes from the coding sequence ATGACAATAACGCTGCAAGAGGTGTTTGCCACCTCGTTTGATGATTATGCGTCAACACGTCGACTTCCAATAAAGCATTATAAAGCTGCGGAGTCGATAATCACGTGCAGAACCCCGGCACAGGGTGGACACGTGCAACGATGTCCCGATGGACATGAGCAACACATACAATATCACTCGTGTCGACATCGCAGTTGTCCGCAGTGTAACAGTTTTGTGAAAGAGCAATGGTTGCAACGACAGCGAGAGCGTTTGTTGCCGATGGATCATTACCATGCGATTTTCACATTGCCGCATGAGTTTCATGGGCTGTGGCGATTCAATCAACGGCAGATGACGCAGCTGTTGTTTAAGTCGGTCAGCGAAACGCTGCTCACACTCTGCCGAGATAGAAAGTACATGGGTGGTGTACCCGGCATGATGTTGACCTTGCACAGTTGGGGACGCAACTTGAGTTTGCATCCACACATTCATTGCTTGATCAGCGGCGGCGGATTGGATCATGAAGGACGGTGGCGAGAGGTGAAGAACAGTTTTCTGTTACCGTCTCGTGTTGTGCGTAAGGTATATAGAGGGAAGATGTTGGCGTTGATCCGGCAAGGGTTGGACGCGGGTGAGTTAACGTGGCCACCGGGAGACCGTGAAGTGCCAATGGATCATTTGCTGTCGCGTGTGACTCGCAAGCATTGGCATGTGCAGATACAGCCACCGTATCGTCATGGTAAAGGTGTAATGATGTACCTGGCCCGATACGTAAAGGGTGGGCCGTTGAGTTCACGCAAGTTACTCAGTGTGGATGCAGGTAGTGTGAGTTTTCGTTATCAAGACCACCGAGACGGACAGAACAAACAGCTTCAACTGGAGAAGGGACACTTTCTGGGTCGATTGCTTGAGCATGTACCGGAACCGGGCCAAAATGTGGTCAGGCATTATGGTTTGTATGGCCATCGCGCAAAGGCTAAACGCCAGCAAGTACGAGAAGCACTGGGATTATCACTGGAACAGGACGCGCAGCCAATAAGTTGGGAAACGTTTCTGCAAAAGCTGGGTGATAAGACCAAAGGGTGTTGTAAGGTATGCGGCAAATCGCTGGTCATGGGTGTACGCGTCATTAAAAATTCCTTCTATAGGGAACAGGTGGTTAGGAACGTTCAACAAGGCGCTCAACGCGGAAATCGCAACGTGGGAATGGTTAGAACCGGGGCGCTCCAGGGAAAACCGATATTTTTTTGGCCGGGCGATTCCGGTTAG
- a CDS encoding GNAT family N-acetyltransferase, translated as MDIEEYRNEITPEMMELLLDADPNKEAVLRYFDISTKFIAKEGNTIVGVIVLLVTPLDAEIKNISVVEKYRCKGIGSKLIAEAIKYSKSRKLGNIVIGTCNSSLDQLRLYQSSGFRICDVVVGYFDSYPGPIFENGIQCRDQVLLRYEL; from the coding sequence ATGGACATAGAAGAATACCGAAACGAAATTACTCCGGAAATGATGGAGCTATTACTGGATGCAGATCCGAATAAGGAAGCTGTGCTACGTTATTTTGATATATCGACTAAATTTATAGCAAAGGAAGGCAATACGATAGTTGGAGTCATCGTATTGCTTGTAACTCCATTGGATGCTGAGATAAAAAACATCTCCGTAGTCGAAAAGTATAGATGCAAGGGTATCGGCAGTAAACTCATTGCAGAGGCAATTAAATATTCTAAGAGCCGAAAGTTAGGCAATATTGTCATAGGTACTTGTAATTCCAGTCTTGACCAACTACGGCTATATCAGTCTAGTGGTTTTCGAATTTGTGATGTGGTGGTTGGGTATTTTGATAGTTATCCAGGGCCAATATTTGAAAATGGTATTCAATGTCGTGATCAAGTGCTTCTTAGGTACGAGTTATAA
- a CDS encoding MafI family immunity protein: MIDNEEYALMEKYRSKVLSITEKFKDRLGADLFEEVRHLLEHNENGEALRTLAWIISDEGINASRDEIANIVELCEDLVIPEDLPKMFRMLREFQVIVWEDGKDNPGTRDIIEAISLEDAVKILRSRYGDDITYTMHNAEDADKPR; encoded by the coding sequence ATGATTGACAACGAAGAATACGCATTGATGGAAAAGTATCGCTCTAAAGTCTTATCTATCACCGAGAAATTTAAAGATAGGCTAGGGGCGGATCTATTTGAAGAGGTTAGACACCTGCTTGAGCACAATGAAAATGGTGAAGCTTTGCGGACTTTGGCTTGGATTATTTCCGATGAAGGTATTAACGCATCACGAGATGAGATTGCCAATATAGTTGAGTTGTGTGAAGACCTGGTCATTCCTGAAGATTTGCCTAAGATGTTTCGTATGCTTCGGGAGTTTCAAGTGATAGTGTGGGAAGATGGTAAGGACAACCCAGGAACCAGAGATATTATTGAGGCTATAAGTCTTGAGGACGCTGTTAAGATATTGCGCTCAAGATACGGTGATGACATAACATATACAATGCATAATGCTGAAGATGCTGACAAGCCAAGATAA